A region of Myxococcus stipitatus DSM 14675 DNA encodes the following proteins:
- the coaD gene encoding pantetheine-phosphate adenylyltransferase has protein sequence MPVAIYPGSFDPLTNGHLSLIQRSLKMFDKVIVAIAVNPKKTPLFTEDERRDLIREAVQDPRVEVDAFHGLLVDYVRRRGGSVIVRGLRAVSDFEYEFQLANMNRKLAPTVETVFMMTGEDYFYISSQLVREVASFGGDVTGLVPPNVHEALKAKFARKT, from the coding sequence ATGCCGGTCGCCATCTACCCAGGTTCGTTCGATCCGCTCACCAACGGGCACCTGAGCCTCATCCAGCGCAGCCTGAAGATGTTCGACAAGGTCATTGTCGCCATCGCGGTGAACCCGAAGAAGACCCCCCTCTTCACCGAGGACGAGCGCCGCGACCTCATCCGCGAGGCGGTGCAGGACCCTCGGGTGGAGGTGGATGCGTTCCACGGCCTGCTGGTGGACTACGTGCGGCGCCGGGGCGGCAGCGTCATCGTCCGAGGCCTGCGCGCCGTGTCGGACTTCGAATACGAGTTCCAGCTCGCGAACATGAACCGCAAGCTGGCGCCCACGGTGGAGACCGTCTTCATGATGACGGGGGAGGACTACTTCTACATCTCCTCCCAGCTCGTCCGGGAGGTGGCCTCGTTTGGCGGCGACGTCACGGGCCTGGTGCCTCCGAATGTCCACGAGGCGCTCAAGGCGAAGTTCGCGCGGAAGACGTAG
- the rsmD gene encoding 16S rRNA (guanine(966)-N(2))-methyltransferase RsmD has product MRIVSGSAKGRALAGPKPTSRHIRPTADRVRETLFNVLGQMLDGQQVLDLYAGTGALGLEALSRGAGGVVLVDQDREAQALCRQNTDALGFSSQVELLAQPAVRALETLKRRGARFELIFADPPYAARVVETVLEGVTAAGLLSPGGMLVVEHDKRESAPEAHAGLTREDQRRFGDTLVSFYRAP; this is encoded by the coding sequence ATGCGAATCGTTTCAGGCTCCGCCAAGGGCCGGGCGCTGGCGGGCCCCAAGCCCACGTCGCGGCACATCCGCCCCACCGCGGACCGCGTGCGGGAGACCCTCTTCAACGTGCTGGGCCAGATGCTCGATGGCCAGCAGGTCCTGGACCTCTACGCGGGCACCGGTGCCCTGGGCCTGGAGGCCCTGTCCCGGGGCGCGGGTGGGGTGGTGCTGGTGGACCAGGACCGCGAGGCCCAGGCCCTGTGCCGGCAGAACACCGACGCCCTGGGGTTCTCCTCGCAGGTGGAGTTGCTCGCCCAGCCCGCCGTGCGGGCCCTGGAGACGCTGAAGCGCCGGGGCGCGCGCTTCGAGCTCATCTTCGCCGACCCGCCCTACGCGGCGCGGGTGGTGGAGACGGTGCTGGAGGGCGTGACGGCGGCGGGGCTGTTGTCACCCGGAGGGATGCTCGTGGTGGAGCATGACAAGCGCGAGTCCGCCCCGGAGGCCCATGCGGGATTGACCCGGGAGGACCAGCGCCGGTTCGGCGACACCCTGGTGAGCTTCTACCGGGCGCCATGA
- a CDS encoding cation diffusion facilitator family transporter, with product MAEERRKDRRRLIFALVLTATIALAEAVGGWLTHSLALMSDAGHMLTDVSALGLSLVALWFAGKPADVKKTYGYYRMEILSALLNGVLLLGITGFILFEAWERFHAPTVVDVKPMAMVAAVGLLANLGALGFLHNTHSMNVRGAFLHVLGDTLSSVGVLLGAGIMALTGWYVVDPLISLVISVVIVVGALRLVRDAVDVLMEAVPAHVDMPQVKELLLRVPGVTAVHDLHVWTISSGVYALSAHLVVLDPMVCNNDEILSAVKHDLFDRFGIDHTTIQIESETYAHLGEVH from the coding sequence TTGGCGGAGGAGCGACGCAAGGACCGCCGTCGGCTGATCTTCGCGCTGGTCCTGACGGCGACCATCGCGCTGGCGGAGGCGGTGGGCGGCTGGTTGACACACTCGCTGGCGCTGATGTCGGACGCCGGCCACATGCTGACGGATGTGTCCGCCCTGGGGCTGAGCCTGGTGGCGCTGTGGTTCGCGGGCAAGCCGGCGGATGTGAAGAAGACCTACGGCTACTACCGGATGGAGATCCTCAGCGCGCTGCTCAACGGCGTGCTGCTGCTGGGCATCACCGGCTTCATCCTCTTCGAGGCCTGGGAGCGCTTCCACGCGCCCACGGTGGTGGACGTCAAGCCGATGGCGATGGTGGCCGCGGTGGGCCTGCTGGCCAACCTGGGCGCGCTGGGCTTCCTGCACAACACCCACTCGATGAACGTCCGGGGCGCCTTCCTCCACGTGCTGGGGGACACGCTGTCCTCGGTGGGGGTGCTGTTGGGCGCGGGCATCATGGCGCTCACGGGCTGGTACGTGGTGGACCCGCTCATCTCGCTCGTCATCTCCGTCGTCATCGTGGTGGGCGCGCTGCGGCTGGTGCGCGACGCGGTGGACGTGCTGATGGAGGCGGTGCCGGCGCATGTGGACATGCCGCAGGTGAAGGAGTTGCTCCTGCGCGTGCCCGGCGTGACGGCGGTGCATGACCTGCACGTGTGGACCATCTCCAGCGGCGTCTACGCGCTGTCCGCGCACCTGGTCGTCCTGGACCCCATGGTCTGCAACAACGACGAGATTCTCTCCGCGGTGAAGCACGACCTGTTCGACCGGTTCGGCATCGACCACACCACCATCCAGATCGAGAGCGAGACGTACGCGCACCTGGGTGAGGTCCACTGA
- a CDS encoding sigma-54-dependent Fis family transcriptional regulator, whose product MDFEKHQSLHTIIMLRDVIRKWWQMELSFADRHGVVHDWQRGDITPPPNPFCRISLDSREGLRRCSQSVRVLHEKFRGNKKLRRALFHDCHLNFSIVGAPLYVDNDYAGCLFVEGFARQSLQPRDVDVLHSRLLQFAPPLSDLERAGERVPVLDGAELAKLSDLLEYAAQEIINNEAELARREDQQPPPSAEVLERYRFEKIIGRSGPMMEVFRLMEKVANSDSTVLINGESGTGKELVARAIHHNGPRTDQPFVVQNCSAFNDNLLESALFGHTRGAFTGALRDKKGLFEVADGGTFFLDEVGDMSPALQVKLLRVLQEGTFLPVGGTQHKEVNVRVVAATHKDLGELVKRGEFREDLYYRINVIRLQLPPLRERRDDLPVLIDHFLRKHHREGQRTRGLSPEALSILGAYAWPGNIRELENEIERLLVLGGDLEMLPAELLSSRIRDAVVPGGGPFIPPRAHGRLHEAVEALEREMIHQGLLRTRNNKSRLARELGISRSNLILKISRYGLDRGLPDNDEPEVEA is encoded by the coding sequence ATGGACTTCGAGAAGCACCAGAGCCTGCACACCATCATCATGCTGAGGGATGTCATCCGCAAGTGGTGGCAGATGGAGCTCTCGTTCGCGGACCGCCACGGCGTGGTGCACGACTGGCAGCGCGGAGATATCACGCCGCCGCCCAACCCGTTCTGCCGCATCTCGCTCGACTCGCGCGAGGGACTGCGGCGCTGTAGTCAGTCCGTCCGGGTGCTGCACGAGAAGTTCCGCGGCAACAAGAAGCTGCGCCGCGCGCTCTTCCACGACTGTCACCTCAACTTCAGCATCGTGGGCGCGCCGCTGTACGTGGACAACGACTACGCGGGCTGTCTCTTCGTGGAGGGCTTCGCCCGGCAGTCGCTCCAGCCGCGCGACGTGGACGTCCTGCACTCGCGGCTGCTCCAGTTCGCCCCCCCGTTGAGCGACCTGGAGCGCGCCGGGGAGCGGGTGCCGGTGCTGGATGGCGCGGAGCTCGCGAAGCTGTCCGACCTGCTGGAGTACGCGGCGCAGGAGATCATCAACAACGAGGCGGAGCTGGCCCGGCGCGAGGACCAGCAGCCGCCGCCCTCCGCCGAGGTGCTGGAGCGCTACCGGTTCGAGAAGATCATCGGCCGCTCGGGCCCGATGATGGAGGTCTTCCGGTTGATGGAGAAGGTGGCCAACTCCGACTCCACCGTCCTCATCAACGGCGAGTCGGGCACCGGCAAGGAGCTGGTCGCGCGCGCCATCCACCACAACGGGCCGCGCACGGACCAGCCCTTCGTGGTGCAGAACTGCTCCGCCTTCAACGACAACCTGCTGGAGAGCGCCCTCTTCGGCCACACCCGAGGCGCGTTCACCGGCGCGCTGCGCGACAAGAAGGGCCTGTTCGAGGTCGCCGACGGAGGCACCTTCTTCCTGGACGAGGTGGGCGACATGTCCCCGGCGCTCCAGGTGAAGCTCCTGCGCGTGCTCCAGGAGGGCACCTTCCTGCCCGTGGGCGGCACGCAGCACAAGGAGGTCAACGTCCGCGTCGTCGCCGCCACGCACAAGGACCTGGGAGAGCTCGTCAAGCGCGGCGAGTTCCGCGAGGACCTCTACTACCGCATCAACGTCATCCGCCTCCAGCTGCCCCCCCTGCGCGAGCGCCGCGACGACCTGCCCGTCCTCATCGACCACTTCCTGCGCAAGCACCACCGCGAGGGCCAGCGCACCCGTGGCTTGTCGCCCGAAGCCCTGTCCATCCTGGGCGCCTACGCCTGGCCGGGGAACATCCGCGAGCTGGAGAATGAAATCGAGCGGCTGCTCGTGCTCGGCGGAGACCTGGAGATGCTGCCCGCGGAGCTGCTCTCCAGCCGCATCCGCGACGCCGTCGTGCCCGGCGGGGGCCCCTTCATCCCGCCGCGCGCGCACGGGCGGCTGCATGAAGCGGTGGAGGCCCTGGAGCGGGAGATGATCCACCAAGGGCTCCTGCGCACGCGCAACAACAAGAGCCGGCTGGCGCGGGAGCTGGGCATCAGCCGCTCCAACCTCATCCTCAAGATTTCGCGCTACGGCCTGGACCGGGGCCTGCCCGACAACGACGAGCCGGAGGTGGAGGCATGA